AGAAAGCGTTTTATGTGGAATTTGGATATTCACGAAGGGTTTGCCATTGTCAAGCACTTGACGACACATTGGCAATGATAGTTAGGGCGGAAGTCGTTTCCCCCTCAATATACACATACTTTGGCGAGGACTCCGCCTGAGGAATTCCTGTCCTTGAGTGGGTTCGGGTTGTCAGCGGGGGGGTACAACTTTTTGACAATTGATGTGAGCAAATACTTATAGATAGACCCGCAGATAAAGCTGCCTTACACCACTTCGAGGCAGACAAATTGCAATCGAAGTCGGTGCTTCTGCCCGTGGCAGACACAAGCTCAGCCTTAAACTCGGGGCCaggatgcggatgtggatACGGGGATCCAAGGATACGGGAGCGGACAAGCCGAGAAGACAGCCATTGATACGTCCCgacgcattcgcattcgcattgcCCGCGCAGTCAATTTCCTTACATTTTCCCctgcttttttattattttcctctCGTTTTTTTGCAAACTAAGGTAAATTCAATTGATGCGAGATGCCGGAGAGCGGGAAGGCTGATCGGAGGGCAGGATGAAGACGGAGCATGCCACAATAGCGCTTAATTTTCAGCGCTGCAACAAGCGGCTGACAGGGGTTTTTCCAAAGACTTCCTATCGGGGGGTGGTGGCCATAAATAATGTCGAGTGCACTATGGGCAAATATTCAGTCCTTGAGGCATAAactccagttttaaagatacaaatctaaaatttttgttatatacttttaaggctaagatgtaatttcggtttttgttgctttttgaatcggaccacatcttcatcctacgcccacgccgcagatatacatttgaaggcaaggatttaaagaaaatgttgtttgtgttggtaactgtaatacaatttctgtttttgttaaattttgaattggaccaagtctccatcaaccgccaacgccgcatatgtacttttaaaggcaaggatataaaaaaaatgaatttgttaataaatatttcatatttaacgcctttcgcaacaaaactgaagtatcttcttgtttgatattttttgccaaaaagaagcaccatgccaaattaatggcatcgaattttctttttctttcgccaattgagatgccaccttacgctttaatcgtggtcctgcctcattagaagttaggcatttgcgaccaggtttgtcgcttggcaagcccttttccaaaaatgaaattttcatgttcgACGAAAGCCGCAGGAAATGTTCTTCCTTGAATCGGTCTATTATTCTAtgacattttggcaaattacgactaaaaaaggcaaccatctgcttaatttttttttgactattgtgtgctgactatcgcttaattcgattccgttcatagtttgcaaaacaaattccatcacagcggtttgttgccggttgttgccgatacaaacattaagcaatgtgtagtgacagaactcgaatgcaactacaacatggaggttttacgtataacgtgcaaaaacgtgcaaaaagtattgATATGGTTCGATtagcaattgttttgtttataacttccTATTTTTACCTTGCCTATACTCTCCTATACTCACATCTTACActccacagaaagcaaaaatacatttcttatttgtcATCTAAAAACTAAGCGACAACTCATCaaacaaatggacaaaaagcacatataataaacattcagtgtttataatttatttaacaatccttcactctttgtatccatatttaaacttttttggttggcttacaataaccaaagaaatcgaggtgtgaaaactacaaagtttttcgtccctttttgtaaacgtgtgaccctatttcaaactttcgaatttcttaagggaaaaaatagcgaaaaacgccaaataaaatttattgaaaatggattttaggttcctttaagtattgtaaataaccacagaaggtcatttatgtaatactgaagaacaaaaaaatgtaaaaatgcctcactttcgaattttttgcccatagtgGAGTGGGAGGAAAGGGGGACACTTCcacgtgtgtgtgtctgcCTGTCTACGTCTCGAGTTAACAAGACTTTTCGCTTTTACTCAAACTCGCAGgctaacacaattttcaaagcTTTTGTCTTGCCACGACTTGACTGGGGTATCGCTATCGGTAAAGGTAAAATCTCATATAGACGCGCACtacgcaaaaatattttagacatATTTGGGTTACAGCAGCTGgttacattaaaaatgtatgcatTTCCAAAGTAAATATGTTAatcttcttttttgtttgtaggATACTATAATAGTATTCAATGTGGATCACGAATATTTAAATGGGTTCAGTTGCTATGCAAGATACAAATCCAATATctcattgtaaatatttacatattcgCAGTTCTTTGAAAAAACTAGGTTTTCAATGGAATAGTTTAAGATTTGGCAACTCAAAAAGTAATCTCTTTTATACTGATCTCAGTTAATATAAAAGAGCAAAtagaaagtaaaataaataaaatggaaataataataagttccCTGGTCAAAACCATTTTTGAAAGTACACTATTACTGGCATGTTTTTTTCTGCGTGTAAATATATAGATTCGGAGCTTAGAGATTGGCTTACGGCGGAGTTGAATCAACGCGGAGCCAAGGCAAATGTGAAGCCATTTCCGTGAACCGTGGGGGGTGGGAACAATGATGTGGGATATGGGAAATGGGATAGGTGTGCAGCCATACCCATTTACCCCCAACCCGTACTCACCGGCCTTGCAGGGATCCATGTCAATGTCTCCGGATACCTTTGGTGTCACATGCAGGCGCATCAGCTGCTCGATGGTGTATTTGCTGCGGTAGGGTCGTCGCAGTCGCCGGATGGTGCCCAGATACGCGTCGAATTCCTGTCGATGGTGCAGGTGGTGGAGGTGCTTCAgcccctcctcctcgtcgtcgctATCTCTCTCTGGATCCGAATCTGGATCGGATAGCCGCTGAAGGACACCGCCATCGATGGGATGCTCCTCCCGCCTGTGGCCATTTTCAGTTGCCACCTGATCCACAGGAGCAGCTACAGATGGCGGGGCAGTCGGAGGTAATCCTCGGTGGGGCCTGGGGTTCTTGGCGTGCACCGAGAtgagcaccaccagcagcccGGTGGCCAAAAGCAGGACGCAGTTCGTCCAGCTGACGCCCAGGGGCGAGCCACGCCTCCTACGCATCGCAGTGGCTCTAGAATTCAAGTGTTCCGCTCTTTTGTTTACCGCCTTAATGGGTTCTTTGTTCTCAACACGTTTCGTGACCACTGGCCCGTTTGGATTCTGTTGTTATGCCTATCAGTCTGCACTTAGTATAACTTCTGCATTTTCAATTAGCACGTGCCGCGGCCTGcaattgaaatggaaatggttaAACAAAAGCGCAGAAACTGTGATTAGATTGTGGGTTGTGTTGGAATGGAAGCGGATTCATTCAGGTTAGCACCAGACTCTGTGGGATTATTGGCACTGACTCAgttcgtatttaaaaaaaacgatttcacctaaaatccgatgtctaatcattattattatttacctcccaaGCTCTCTAACCGAGTGATAACCCTTTGTGCCTCCCAGTAGCACTGAATTACGCGTTTTGTAGGtacttaataataatttttcctATGGGATAGTAATCTAAGGATTATATTGAGAAAGGTCACATGTttccccaaaaatataataatatttttataagtaaTAATAACGCTAAAACCCCTTGTAAAATACCATGATTATTGAAAACAATGTTTGTTATTATATTCCTACCATTTTTCCATGAGCTACCAATAACATCTGTATTTTCAGTCTACAGGTCCACAGTGTTCCCAAGCCCCCTGAACCGATGATAACCCTTTGCCGCACTCGAAATGACCCACAGTTCAGGGCGATAAGCTCGCTTGATTTTGTTGTTTCGCGGCCctgaaatatttgtatttttttagcgGAAATAAACGGCGCACTTTCGCACACGTTGATGGGTAAATACAAAGCTGAAATGTGCTGGGGATTAAATTGCGAAAATGCAGATCGAAAGCGGCAGTAACATTGTCATTCTGCGGGGAAAGCAATTTACTTATGCATTCCCAATCGGGGGGGGTGGAACTATCTTGTGAAGCCGGCTTTCATTTGCAATTTGAATGCGTATTCCGGCTGGCAAATGTCAATCGAGCGGATTCATTTGCTAATTCCGATTGCTAAGCCCCCAATGCAATCGGTGCAAGACTGAAGGCAAACATAGATGATGGCCTCCTTGGTATTGGGAAATCGGTATACTCGGTATTATACAAACTATCTCTCTAGGCAGCCGGCAGATAATCTCAGTTTGTGCACACCCGGCGTCTTATTTACATATGTAGCATATATGCAGCCGATATGCACCCGACATCTGCGCCTTGGGCCatcataaaaactgaaaacaagGCGGGTGTAAAACCCAACAGATGGGCGGGAGGAAAAAAGGAGGAGTGAAGGAAGTCGATTTAGGGGAAATGGTCAGGCAGTAAATTCGAGAGGCCAGAACAGGTAAGTGCTGTGTTTtagcacttaattaatttcgaGGAGAGGCCCTGAACTGGATGGAGGTCCATGGACCTACACAATAACAGGTAATTAAAAATCGCTTAGCCCTAGGAACCCGGGGAACCCGAGCAATTCACAAAACCTTTTCAATTAACTTGAATGTTTGGCCAAAACCATTGTCATCAGGCCGtgttcctgctgctcctgctgctgctgctactgatTTTCCCCAGCAATTGTGGCAATTTCATTAAATCATTTCATTTCCGGCCCCcgctcacaaacacacacaaaacaaatcAAGGACTCGCCTGGCTTTTTATGGCAAATTAAGTTGCCTTTTGtgtggcggtggtggtggagaTGGTGATGGTGAAGGTGGTGGTGGCAAAATAGCAACTAGCAAATAAAGCCAAACACCACACAGACAATTCCACGGGCAAACCTTGGACAAAAAGTTTTCGCAGCCAAGCAAAACAGTTGCGGAGCGAAGGAAAAGGAGTGCaacatattttcttaatttcatttcgtttaaTTTCACTCGGCGAGGAAGGACGAAGGAAGAAGGAGCAGGAGAACCCCCGAGAAGCAGCCGCATCAGCAGCCATTTCCATAATCCACGTTCGCataattacgtatacgccgcaTGGGACCAACGGCAGGGACGAGAACgagaatgatgatgatgacggcGCTGTTGCTGATGCTGCCTTCTCATTTaagcgaaattaaaaattcaattgataAATTCCAAACTAAATAAGCACTGGCTGGGAAGTGGAGAAAAGTTACTTGAAATGAATGTAGCCCCCTGTTCTCTCCTTTGAAACACCCCTGCATTTTTTCCTCCTTTGTTGCCACGTCTCTGGCAGCAAATTGAAAATCGTTGAAAAGTATGTTAATTGGCTCAAGTGAAAGCTGCCCGCCGCCGCTTTGCCATTTTCCAGCCACTTTGCTCATTatggaatttgaatttgagtttaagtttgaatttgaatttgtgcggacttcctcctccttctcagCATATCGCACCCACATGGCTTTTGGGATCTGCATTCTTATCAGGGTTCTAGGTCAATTGACAGCGTAAACAAATGCCGACTTTACTACGTAATAGCtcacaaataaacaaacaagatCATCCCTCTGCACTTTGAAGCCCACGAAGTGGAGAGCCCTGATTCGCCTTCGATTGGCGTTTAAAAGCTTTAAGATGTCATTTTCAAATGGCACGCGCCATTTACTTTTAGTTTAATTAGATGGGATAAGAGTGCCTGAGAGCCAAGTTAGCAAGCAGATATCCCGGCATCCTAGCAGCTCAGCTCCCCTTTCCGTTCGAGGCCATCAATCAGGCTTGTCAAGTGCTCGCAACTTTCCAACTACAAGAGCTGACAATGACAAGCGTCAAGTGGCTGGGGATTCCTTGTTTTCCAGCCGGGGCGGTTCCGTTTCTCAGTCTCTGATTTGGAGTAGGACTAGACACTCACAATCGCCACCCCATCCCTATTCATCCCCCTCCAATGTCTCTGGCGTTTTTAGTGTTTTACAAGAGCAAATCCTGACAGGACTCGCTTCGAGCTGCGTCCCCGGAAGCTCTTTGTTTGCCTAATTTTGATTTTCTCCGTTTGACAGTTGACATTTGACATTTGCAGTTGCAAACTACCCGAGTCAAAGATATGAATTGAAATGGCTCTCAAATGAATTCTGAATGGAGAGGGATCGGAATATActtatatatagatatatatatagaaggCCAAGCAGCAGGACTGCGAGTCAAACGAGTTGTTTAGCGCATTTCAAAGCACTTTGCGACTTTTCGCATTTTCTGGACCATTTTCGCCGCACTCAAGGACATCGAAATGCAGGGCGCATCGAAATGCCGGAAAGGAAGGCCATGACTTGGCTAACAAGTGGGTGAATGTGGGGGAGGAGGCGCCTCAATTTGGAAACAACTTAATTTCAATTACTGACGCAAAGGCTGGGACAGTCGAAATGGTATAATGAATGGGGGTCTGCAGAGTGGAGGGAGTAGTGGATGCTGCTGCGGCCGACTTTTATGCGATTTAAAATGCTTCACAAGCGCAAAATGCAGCCAGGCGGCTGAACTAACAGCaaacaggcaaacaaacagaCAGATGGGTTGGGAGGATTGCAGGATAGCAGGCCAGAGGGCAGGACACGGACACTCCTCCGGTAGAAGGAGAACCCGAGGCAGAACCAGAACGAATCCAAAGCCAACGGCAAATAATTAAACTTGGCTGCCTGGCACCTGTGGCCCTTGTATGCCGGGTCAGGCCATGGCCAAAAGCCCGCCCACCCACTCTTCCCCTCCGGGCGGTATATCCTGGATCCTGTTCCCGTTCCCCTCATCCCCCGCACATCCTGCAACACAGCACAAGCGAAATGAGTGGGTGGGCCGCCTGTGGGTTCTGATTATTTAGCAGCTCGCTCGGCATGTGAATGTAAATAAAGTTCAGCCATAAAATACCCCGCAGACAGATAGTCCTGCCGCTCCCCTCCTTTTGGGGTCATAATCTGCAACAGAAGCAGGACGATGCAAATAACCACTGGGCCGTAGAGAATGGAGCCGAGCCAAGCCAAAGGGACAGagtggacagacggacagactggtCAGAGGATCCCGTAAAGAATctgcgatttatttataaacttgGCTGGCAGGAGCGGCACTAAagttaagaaataattaatactAACAAGGACGAATGACGAGCGTCCTGTGGCCAAGGGAATTCCGACCCGACACGCCCCATTGGAGCCCTTGGGAAGCGCACCTTTGCATCCTACGGTATGGGATTCCATACCATACCATCTCATTTCAGCCTGTCCCCCGTTGTTTCGGGTCATGAAACAGAACGGAAAGGAGGCTGCAGAAATATGGCGGCAAAGATTTCTTTTTATGGTGATTGCGTGGGAAAATTGTCGACAGTCGGGGGCCTCAACGCCTGCCAACCCGGcgataaaatatgaaaagaaTAAAAACGTGAAACAGCCCCAATGCAAATATGAAAAGCGAGTGAAATCCTTTTAATTTGGCAAATAAAAAGGCGGACCAGGCCAACAAATTTCCATGGAAGACCAGACCCCCCATCGTTTCTGGGGAAAACGGGCGACTTAACTTCTGGCTTGTAAATGCGTGCAACTGAAAACGATCCAAGGAGACGGGCGGAAAATGAAAAGTTTGTGGGCCAACTTGAGTTTGGGCCAACTATAAAGTGCCGAAACCACTCAGTCAAGGCAATCGAAGCTATTAAAAGGCTCAATCGAGAGCAATCTATAGGCTATACTATACATTTAGGGCTTATACTTGGGGAATCACGAACCAAAACGCCCAATTAAGTTATCTTGCAGACAAAGCACAGTCGGGATAATAATTACATGAAGaaatatgacaaaaagtaGACGCACACATAAATTAGTCTGGGTCCGTGGAGAGTAAGTGAAATATAAAATCTGCTTagactttaattaattacacATGGAATGGGAAGAGGAAGGAGGAGAAGTGGGGCCGCAGGAATGACAGGACTCAGCCAAGTGGAAGTGGAGCCACtcacccacacccacactcACTGGCAGACAAACAAGCACTTGCGACATATCATTAACTTTGCTTTATAGCAACCAAAATTGGGAGAACACCAAGTGGTCGGGGAAGAAAAGAACTGGCGTGGCAAAAGATGAAGTAAAAATACAGAAGAAATAACTCGTGGAGTTTGCGATGCTGCCGGGGTGACACTTTCTATAGGAGGGTGCTGCCTTCGAGGACCCggaggaagtggaagtggatgtggatgtggatgcgacTGCTGCTTGTTAGCAGGATGGTGTCAGCTGTTGTGCCTACAtacgaaaaaatatttgtaaagccACAGGATAGGCACTGGAAAAATTTCTATACGAAATCGCTGTCTTTGcagtataatatttattaacagcaaaaatatattaatttcattccgaaaaatataacaatgGAATAACTAGTTTTCTTGAAAGATGATTAACAATTTCACCAAAACtaattcttaagaaatttaaaatataaatttcattccgaaaaatataatgatgaAATTACTAGTTTTCTTGAAAGATAACGAACTATTTGACCAAAACTAAAtgactaattttaaaacaatgaataacaaatatttaacccccttcaaccttttttttctctgcactTGGGACCAAAAAGTCCCCAATTCATGGTTTGGTAAAGCAGATACAGGACACCTTCTAATATCCATAAAATAACTCAAATCTTGTCGGCAGATTCGCCACCCTGCCTGGTCGACAGGTAAATTTAGGGTTTAATAATGCCTGTGGTCTATCCGACGTCAAGTGCAGTTATCTTCGGCTGTCCACCTTCGAGCTACGGCTATGGGTATACCCACTCCTCGAACTTAAttcgcttttaatttttaccctGCTGCGACAgcaaaaaatgcgaaaaaattCCCCATTGCCATGGCAAAAAAGTCGGGGGAAAAGGAACCGAAAAATACAGCAGAAATTTGTTAAGCACGCGCTATCAGACTGAAGTGCGTGTTCCAGGGATGAGATGGGGAAATAAGGGACTGAAGAGGCGTCCTGGGAAAGGGAATCCAAATGAATTCTATTCAAAGCGCTGCTGCCacaaaatatgaaatgaaatgTTGTCGCTGGGGAGCCGGGGAGAGTGTCCAGGACGAGAAATGTTGTTAAGAAATGCATACGCGGGCAATTTTTATTCCTAGCTGTCCTGCCTCCCCGTTTCGTCCTGCGAGGCAAggatcctgctgctgctgcttaaaCACGAAATGCTTAATGGCCAAGTTGCCACAAAACGTTTGCCAGACAAGGGCCAACTCAGTGGAGTAAAAATGAAATGCGTTTTCTGCTGGCTcccaaggacgaaggacgaaggacccGTCTCTCTATGTGTGGGTGTGCTTATTGGAGCGTAAGCAACCTGGGCAACAATATCAATATGCGTCTTTTGTGCCAAAGCTTCCCCAGCTGACAATTGTCCGCCGCCGGAAGTTGATATTCTGGGCAACGGAAGTGTTACGGGTAAATACCCCACTCTCCACCtagaaaaaattccatattttccatttcattttgcCGCCTTTCTCTACGCATAAATTTCCATCATCATCCATTCAGCAGGCAGACAAACGAAATGCGCAGCATATGAAAAAGTTCTGTGGCAAAGCAGCCGAACAAGAAGCAAAGAACCAAAGCCAATTAAGGCTAATGCCTGCCTTTCTGGACCCTTTTGGCTTACCTTTAATTGCTGTCGAACGTCGAGGATCGCTGGTCAGggccaaaaacaaagcagAAGTAGAGAAGGAGGCTGCTGAAGGCAACCAACGatggggaaaacattaaataaacaaaaggcgAGACAAGATGAGTTGGGTCGAGATCGCGAGACCGAGTTCgttgccaccaccaccaccaccgccgggGAGGAATTCCCTTCTATTTCGCGGCTTTTCGTGGCCACCTTGACTCGCGATTGTTCCGTATTGCGAGTGAAATAACAGAAAGCAGCAAAAAACAAAGCGAAATCAGAagagattctattttaattgtgCCGGCGGCCTTTAGATTGCCAATTGACGGGATCTGCGCCGCGATTCGAGGGGatgaaaagcggaaaagtggAAACCACACGGCGGAGATAATAGCGTGAGCGTAAGACGCAGAACACCCACAAAATCGAGCGATGCTGGTGGTGGGAAATGGGGAttgggattcggattcggattcggattgtCACTGGTGCACACACCGCGTgccgttttttatttatagccaTTGAACGCTGCGCTTCTATCAGCAACAGCAATGgaaacggcagcaacatccgcggcagcagcagcaacaccagcaacatgtgagatgacagcagcagcagcggcagcagcaacctcAACAAAAACAGCGTGTTTACTtattgtcgtcgtcgtcgttggcCGAGGGAAACCAGAGaaatgaataataatattaacgcAAACCCAAAGATCACGGCAGACACTGATAAGGCCTCAAATGCACACACATCGTAATCGAAACTCAATCGAGTGCGAAGATCACGAGCACAAAACTACTGATTAGCGCCGCCAAAACCCTTGATTCACTTGTTGAATAGTCCGATACTCTGTATATAAGTGGCTCCTGTGCAGAGCAGCATCCCTTGCAGGTAGAAATCAAAGTCTGGGTTTACCAAAccgacccaaaaaaaaaaaactcacacTTCACTGACCGTTAAATTTATCCTTCTGCCCTTCGCGGGTATTTGCGTTTGGCCATTTGATTCAAACAAGTTTGTTGCCAATATTCTTTTGTTTCGCGGTACCGTTCACGTTTCCACTGCGAAAGCACGTCCGTTCACAACCGATGTTGCTCGCGATTTGAGAACATAAACAGAGCACTCGGATGGTGGGAGTCGAACTGGTTCCACCGAGAGCATGCGCCGAGAACAACAGCGGAAAAGTGCCCAACAGGCGGCGGCGTTTGAACTGCCGACGAGCAAACgagcaaaaacaaaggcgAAGACTTTGCGGGGGCCAGTGTCCTTAGCGAGATCAAAGATCTTTGGACCATTTTgagattttataatttttattgaatttttcattttaataaattgtgaCAAGCCGATTAAACcgaattaaattttgtgttGTTCTAAAAATGGTATGCTTTTTACCTAGCAACAAGAAGTAACCTAATTGacccaaattaattttaaaattaagaaccCAAATGCTacaattatatacattttaaatgcattaACTGAATAGATCTTACTTTATTTGCGTTTTTAAAACACCCAAATAAACTCTTATCAGTTAATCtggattttaaattcaaaaaccgTTACAATTGGCGCTTAACAACACTGGCGCAATAGCTAGGATTTTTTAGGGAGAAATCTCTGTCAAAGTCTGGCAGCCCTGTTGGACTATTTTTGGCgagaaaattttcatttttatttaataaattaaaataaaatgacccAAAAGTGCGAGACCACCAATTGCGGCAAGGAGGCGACCCTGCAGTGCCCCACCTGCCTGAAGCTGGGCATCAAGGGCTCCTTCTTCTGCTCGCAGCCCTGCTTCAAAGGATTCTGGAAGGAGCACAAGTCGATCCATGCTTTGGCAGGTCAGTATTGGAAAGTTTCcatctccatttccattcgaAATGAGTTGGTTTACTgacatgtggaaaatttttaccCCAGCCGGTGCCTCGAACTCCTCGGGCCAGGATGGAGCCTACAACCCGTGGCCGCAGTTCCGCTTCACCGGCAAACTGCGTCCGTTCCCCCAGACTGCCAAGCGCTCCGTTCCGGAGGCCATAATGCGTCCGGACTATGCCGATCATCCCGCAGGACGTTCCCTCTCGGAGGAGGCCCTCCGGGGCACCAAGATCAAGGTGCTGGACGACGAGGAGATCGAGGGCATGCGAGTGGCCGGCAGACTGGGAAGGGAGTGCCTGGATGAGGGCGCCAAGGGCGTGGAGGTGGGCACCACCACCGACGAACTGGATCGCCTCGTCCACGAGGCAGCCATCGAGCGGGAGTGCTATCCCTCGCCCCTCAACTACTACAACTTCCCCAAGTCCTGCTGCACCTCGGTCAACGAGGTGATCTGCCATGGGATCCCCGACCAGCGACCCCTGCAGGATGGGGATCTCTGCAATATCGACGTTACCGTCTACCATCGCGGCTTTCACGGCGATCTCAACGAGACCTTCTTCGTGGGCAATGTCTCCGAGAAGCACAAGAAGCTGGTGCAGGTCACCCACGAGGCGCTCAGCAAGGCCATTGAGTTTGTGCGTCCCGGGGAGAAGTATCGCGACATTGGAAACGTCATCCAGAAGTATGTGGCCCCCCATGGATTCAGTGTGGTGCGCAGCTATTGTGGTCACGGCATTCACCGGGTGTTCCACACGGCGCCAAATGTGCCGCACTATGCCAGTAAGTTTGGGGGGTACTTATATTATATTACTTGTATTACTGAACCCGTTTCCCTTTAGAAAACTCCGCTGTGGGCGTGATGGCACCGGGCCACTGCTTCACCATCGAGCCCATGATCTCCATTGGCGTCCAGAAGGCCGAGACCTGGCCAGATGACTGGACCGCGGTCACCGCCGACGGTCTGTTCTCCGCCCAGTTCGAGCAGACGCTCCTGGTCAACGAGACCGGCTGCGAGATCCTCACCAAGCGGCGCGAGAACAACGGACAGCCCTGGTTCATGGACAAGATGTGAGGCGAGCAACTTGGGCTAATATACAACTTCTAGGGCTATTCGTCAagctttaatttgtaattttacaataaaatcTAGAGTTTTTATTCCCAAGTCCAATGTGGATGTGCCATTATTCGGATTACTTCTCCAGCGGTGCGTAGTTGAGCAGTTTCTCGATGAGATCCACGTGTCCCAGGAGCATGCGACGGCAGCAGTACCTCTTCAGACCCAAGGCATCGAGGGCATCTCTGTAAAAAGGAGATATAGTAATGGTAAAATGCGGTGTGGATAGAAGACCTTTTCCCGCGTGACCTACCCTTCCGTGTATTCCGCCTGGAGCAGGCCCAAGTACGACTCCCACTTGTTGCCAATGACCTTGCCGCAGGTAAAACAACGGATTGGAATAATCATCTTGTCTCGCAGGCTTTAATTCTTAGGGGAATAACTGAAATTTTAACCACAACAAAATGTTtgctaaaaatgtgtttttctcGTTGTTTTGTCTATCGTTAATCGATATACGATAATTAAACTGCTTGTAAACATCGAAAAAGTGGGAAACTGcttgaaaaaagaaaacaaactaTCGATATATCGATTGGAACGATTACTTTACGCGCCATTATTCAAACAAAACGCCTCCCCtatatttgaataaattaatggttatttttattaaactacCGACTGCTCGCTACATGAATGCGTTTTTACAAATGAgtgtgtaaataaatatttttgaacagCGTCGAAGACTAAATGTGCCTTAACTAATTACTGCTGGCCGTGAGATGCTCGCCGGCCACTTCGACGGAGGTGGAGACCTCGAACAAATCTTTGGCTGACTCCTCGCTGTCGCTCTCGATCAGACCCGCGCTGGGCACATCCTCCACGGTGCCCTTCTTCAGGTCATCCGACCGCTTTTGCAGCCGCTGTGAAATTAAAGTtagaaataacaaatatttagtaCTTTTAATCTAACTTACCGATTCGGAGGTCTCCTCGTCGGGCACAAAGATGCG
This portion of the Drosophila takahashii strain IR98-3 E-12201 chromosome 3R, DtakHiC1v2, whole genome shotgun sequence genome encodes:
- the LOC108058703 gene encoding methionine aminopeptidase 1; its protein translation is MTQKCETTNCGKEATLQCPTCLKLGIKGSFFCSQPCFKGFWKEHKSIHALAAGASNSSGQDGAYNPWPQFRFTGKLRPFPQTAKRSVPEAIMRPDYADHPAGRSLSEEALRGTKIKVLDDEEIEGMRVAGRLGRECLDEGAKGVEVGTTTDELDRLVHEAAIERECYPSPLNYYNFPKSCCTSVNEVICHGIPDQRPLQDGDLCNIDVTVYHRGFHGDLNETFFVGNVSEKHKKLVQVTHEALSKAIEFVRPGEKYRDIGNVIQKYVAPHGFSVVRSYCGHGIHRVFHTAPNVPHYAKNSAVGVMAPGHCFTIEPMISIGVQKAETWPDDWTAVTADGLFSAQFEQTLLVNETGCEILTKRRENNGQPWFMDKM
- the Polr2L gene encoding DNA-directed RNA polymerases I, II, and III subunit RPABC5 codes for the protein MIIPIRCFTCGKVIGNKWESYLGLLQAEYTEGDALDALGLKRYCCRRMLLGHVDLIEKLLNYAPLEK